ctcaacacatgcaaatgcagAAATGCATCCCAAATAGAATTTTTTCCTGgaatccaaaagaaaaaaacgtgaCTTTATTGAAGTCTGTGACTCGTCATTGGTGATGGAACTGAACATAGATTCACTGTATGAATGATTTAATGTAACATATCTGAGAGATGTGCAAATAGGAttagggaaataaaaaataactgaagGATTTTCAAGCAGAATATTGAACCTCTGGGTCACAATTCAAACACCAATGACGCACAATATTGCACATATTCATTATTAACTACTATAACTATTAACTGTTTAACCAGATAATTGGGATTGTAAATGTATGCAGAGGAAATACAACCCCCCCTTAAAATCCATAAATTGTTCCACACCAAAGtctaatgggttcttctttgggTCAAGCCTCACACCACtttttgtgtaaacctgctaattaactaacaaacacaaaggaaCTTTAGGAGATATAGAGAGCTATAGAGAAATCTATCACCTTATAAATTCAAATCTTGAAAGAACcagaatccatccatccatgcaccctttatgagctatactgttTATCCTGTGGGTGGGGCTGGAGTCAATAGAAACCGAATCCTTAAGCAGCTTCCCTAATTTGATATTGCTCAACCTTTTCACCATATTGTCATGAATTATCAAAATTCGAAACCAGCTAGAGCAGCAGTTTCCAGTTCCGGTCATAATAACATCAAAGCCTCGCTCTGTACTTAGAACTGCactaaaaaatgtgttgaaaaaAAATGGTTAAAACTATCACTCTTCTGGGTCATCTTGTGACAATgggtcatatttattttaatatgtcCGGAGGCAAAAAGACAGGAAGCCACAAAGTGAGCATTTGTTTGGTGCAAAACTTTTAAAATGCCACACATGCAAATTGGACACAAGCTTTCACCACACTTCAGTCATTACGATCGCAATCACCACTCTATCTGAGTGctgtgaggctgcaggagaacttCATGTGTCCTTGGTGCACACTCGCTGTGAGGCCGCCTCCTGCTcttatcacacaaacacatgcttcATTCTGCCCCATGTGTAATTCTGAGGCCTGATGTCTCCAGTTCTGACCAAAGGCGTCCTGGTTTCATGTTTATCTCATTAAACTAGAAAGAGACTCTCATGGATGGTGCAGGCCTGTCAGACATTTTGATGTATagcctgtacacacacacacacacacacacacacacatacacacacacacacacacacacacactggtctgcctgctcctctgctgctgtttgtcttgTAGAGGATGTTTGGAAGGTGCTGGGGCAATTATAGTAACCTATTAAATAATGATGAACAGCATGCAGATGACAGATGCTCACTTCATTgtaggaaagtgtgtgtgtctgcttgtgtctgcttgtgtctgtgtgtctgtgtgtgcgtgtgtgtgcgtgtgtgcgtgtgtgcgtgctggCATGGCAGGGAGACATGAAACAGAATCCAGGGTTTGGGTGCCTGCTCTCACTCACCCAGTAATTAGGTTAATGCAACAGAAGTCCTAATTTGTGTTGGCCTTTttagatatgtgtgtgtctttctatctgtatgtttgtatgtgtgtgtcacattgtgTGAGCATTGAGGCGTGACATCTGTGTCAGATGGAAGACTTACCAGCTTCTACAGTTACCCCCAGCGACATCACCTCAGGcccccatcaccatcatcattagCCGTGCTGTGGATACCTTGTGGTAGTTTCCAATACATGCTGGAAATCCTGCAGCAAGCTCTCACCCCTCACTGATACTTATCAACTCAACTCAAGTATCTGCAGCATTTATTCCAGTCTTTTTTAGAGCAGTTGATTGAACAGAGAGCTAAAGGAGCAGAAACCTACATACCCCTCTGTTAGCTGAGTTATGTGCAATTAGGTTTTCAACACTGTCTCTAAGCATCACATTCTCCATGTCTCAGGTCTATACGaacaaataaacatctgtaCTACACAAGGATCTTCATAGTTTCTGCAGCTATTACACACGGAAGCAACAGTTGTTATTGAAATACTAGAACTGTTTCGATCTGCACCAGACACTCTTAAGTATCACTCCCCGAATGTCTGATTTcatgaaatcaacaaaaacattgaaaaacgCCCGGTCTCACAacgttaaagaaaataaatcctggatcctcACCGGAAATTTGATGGGGTTTTTACTTGGGCCACGCCCCGACCCTCCACAAACATTTCATAGAAATCaattgagtagtttttgtgtaatccttttaaataaacaaacactgatgaaaacataacctcgtCTGGAGGagttaataaaatatatgtcTTATACAGGGATGTTAATAATTCACTGCTTCTGCAGCTGTTACACACAAAATCAACAGTTTCTATCAAAATTATCAATAGTATACTTTATGTTTCAAATACTTAGCATGTCCCTGgttaataaaatacacaagCCCCACACAGCGTATActatatttcaaatgtattcaagAAATACTATAGACCAATCTTCATAGTAAAAcgtttaaatggtaaatggtttgtatttatataagaTGAAGAGGAGTTTGGGCAGTTAGTCGCTGCCAGTGAAATACCACAAACTAATGTTGCtaggttttagttttttctgtttctgatcTGTTCCCagatcagttttttttccagcatcagcaattagttttaatttgttGCAGATGAATGTCACAGTCAGTTAAATTTGACATGGAGAGAGCATTAGTGCATCGCTTCATGACGCAATATATTCCACAGCAGATTTTAGTCATAGCGAAAGCACAGGTGTTACTGCTAACATTAACAATGGCCAGCATGTACGACGGCAGCACACTGAGACAGAAGAGGTCAATGGAATCCAGCCATTATCAAGCATTTTTACTGcgacatttcaaaatgttcactGTGAAGGCCTTTTAATGTTAATCAACAGTGTGTATACCGACGTTTAGTCACTTCTTTAGTGTTTGACAAACTGATAAGGTGCATGGAATCAGGATGTGGCTATATGACACCTGATGAAAGCATAGATGTTGTTCCTGTGCATCCAGCGTGTCCAGCAGTGAATGATATGAATCAAAACTTCAATCTGCCTCAGGTCAGTTCAGACGAAGACGTTGCTTCAGAAGGCTCGAAGATTCTCTCAGTCACAGCAGCGTTAGATGTTTGAGCCCCGACTAGTTTAACGTAATATTTCTCAGCTGAAGTGGCGCCTGCGTCATGTTTTTCAGCTCATACACAGCACAGTGTGTAGTGTACTGCAGGCAGACGGACAGCAGGCAGCAACTTGAGCCTGCAGCCTCCCTCAGGCTTGTGGGGATCAGATGTCCACCGTCAGAGATCACAGCTCCCATTGTGTTTACCTCAGAGactcccctcctcttcatcctcccagtgctccctctctctcgctctgtttaCCTCAGAGAGCCTCCAGCCCCcccttctgctcctcttcctctacgCTGacatcacctgtctgtctcacctttctgacatgtttgtgttcagagGACAGATCCAAACATATCCAGTtcaaacacactttcatcatGTGGTCTCACTAACAacgaaaaatgaaatgttttatcgACATTGCTCATCATTTGtagattaaaataataactcagattattttactttttaatcgCTGTATTAACTCTCAACCCTTATAACAGTATTCTTTAAATGTAATCATTCAATTTCCTGTCAATATTTCATATTACTACTAATATTACTATTTTCACCATACAAAGCATTGTAAATGAGATGGAATGTTTTAATCTTACTAGTACTCAGTTAAACTATAGTACATTATATGATGATTGCATATAATACATTGAGAATAATCCCTAATCTTAATCATTCAGCTGTGCATAAGCATTCCAAGGTTATTATGCACATCTCTCTGTTATGCATTGCAAACAAACGATGCACTAAATAACTGAAGGAAGCCGTTTATCCACCCGGAGAccaatgtaaatacattttccgGCAAATAAACTTCATCAGAACTTCTGTTGTTAAAAAGGATTGTAATTACCAAGCTAACAGCACAATGTCTGAGTGTCTGAGATACGACCATATCTCAATTCTCCTCTCCACTTTTTGTCCTTGCCTCTCACACTCTAGATATGGAGTCTGCAATTAAGACATTGGTGACCACTTTTATCACTTCTGCCAAGGGTAAGGAAAACCTAGACGGCAAATCATTCCAGAAGATGGTGAGGTCACAGCTCGGCTCCATCATGGAGGTAAGgacctgcaggttttttttcctgcagactTTTTGAAACAAATGATCCAAGAAAGAGTTTTTACTATGCAATaattcctgtttgtgtgtgtcttgttcAGGACACAGGCAGCACCTCTGCCGTTAAGGAGATGCAGAATGGACTGGACGAAAACAGCGATGGGAAGGTCAGCTTCCAGGAATACCTCACGCTGATTGGCTACGTTGCCAACAGCCTCAGTCAGCGCCAGTGTGGATCCCCCACGGACGCATCGTAGATGCTTGTGAAGCCGCTGTGTTCGATGGATTTGCAAATGATCCGCCTTTGCTCTCTCTTTTCTGCACCTTTTCCGTATCTTTTCTCCATTTGAATGTTCCAGCAACCATCCAGTAAACTTGTTCACAACAGTCCATAATCATCTTAACTTACTTAAATCTAAGTGAATCTAAGTAAATCTTAAGTTGTGTAACGCTCTGAACTTGAATGTCTGTCCAAGTCTATTTCTTCAGTTACATCATACTGATCTCTTCTGTCAAGGATACATTGAAGGACTCTGAGCTAGACGTGTAATTTTCATACCAGTTACACACAGGATTTCGAccatattttcaaaaataaaagctttatatTAAAACCACATTGTGTGTGCGTTTTCATTAGCATTTCATCAAAGAGCAACCTATTAAACCTATGGaaaccaaacacaaatgtatGCATGCAGTGGTTTTCCTGACATGGCTTGACAATGACCCACAGGCACAGCTGATACCTGATGATACCTGCTCCTTAGCTGCCAGCAACACTTGCTAAATTTAGCCGTGACAGTCAAACTCAGCAGCTTTTAGATGCACCAACCAATGAAACCAGATCCTGACAGTATACGCTTCCCATTGTGTACCATCCTCCACTCTGCAACACTATACATACGTATAGACATATGGTGCATTCAAGTGTGCATACAACACTGTGCTCCCCcactcacagacacaacacactgcAGCAACAAGAGGATGCTCTTATAGAGTAGATGGCAGATTCGAACATGCGTTTCAGGACATCCTGCAGCGACAGTGTTACTGCTTTAATGTTGGTCATGTTTGGTTTATAATTACGACCCTAGAGATCATTCAAGTGAACATaattgtgtgtgttcctgccattgctgttgcttttcattttctcttcatgCCCTTTGGTTTTCACTGTATCCATTATATCGCTTTAAGTCTGATGGATAAATGACATGAAATGTTTGCTCATCCAAATGCATTTGTGGTCTGAAGTCATGTGTGTTGTGCATCCATGCTGCATGTTTTAAGGTATTTGAGAaagtgtacctgtgtgtgtgtgtgtgtgtgtgtgtgtcaccttgAGTGAACATGTATGTTATTGTAAAGTCTTTGTATTAGGATTTTTCTGCATGGCTGCAAGGTGTGATGGCTCCATTCATCGCAGCAACAATAATCCTTCGGATACTGTATCAGACATGACCCGCCTCTCCTCCAATAAACATCTCACCCCAGCACTCACATACCCTCTGTGCTGATTAAAATCAGAAACATTGGGAGAGCTGTCAATGTTGCTGATCTTTGTCTctgtacagtatttattttggcACTCCCTTAGAGCCGTACCTTTGACATCAAGTCATAAAAATGGTTGCACAACATCATAGCAGGATAATCCGCTGTCATAATAGAAAGCTGTCAAGTAAATTATATGTCATTGTCACTGCACTGCAGCTCAATATGCTGCTGGTTGAGTGAGATTAAATCAACAATGTATGAAGTTAGAGACTCAGTCTTTCTGCCTGAACTGGTGATTCACACCCAGTAGCTGTTGAGAGATTTAACTTCCACACAAGGGAACATCTGAGAATAAGAAGAGGTTTACTGATGGCGCCAAAGATTGTGTTGTGTCTTGTGGTCAAATTAAGGCCACATCAATTTACCTAATGTCTTGCTGTAGTTACAGTACTATTAGTGCCATCTGTCAGTATGTGCGAGGAGGGGGGGGTCCTCACCTGTGTCCGCTCATAGGTGTCTGATGAGTAaatggagaaggagcagaggggtgggggtgggaaGGAGCAGAAGAGTGTCAGGTGGAAGGAGGGAGATGGGACGAAGGGAGAGGTAGGATGGGTGGAGTGAGGGGTGTATTTAAGACGTTGTCCCCCTCATGCtcctcatcatctccatcaCCTTCTCTCACTGCACCTGACCCGCTGGCcagcactcgtcctcctcctgtcaGGTAAGAAACTCAGATAGAAGGATGCAGAAAACAGAACGCAGGACTTttgtcagtgcatgtttgagttAACATAGAGTCTTAACAGGGCCACTGGTGCATAATGTTTATCCTGTAGGTGGACTGTGTGTAAGACAGGAACTTCTGGAACATTAAATAATCTTGTTGTCTGGACAACTGCATGAAAAAAGCTTagcaaaaaatgtatttctggtagtttttcttctctgctgctcATTCATGTCAATTTGGAACACGTGACTGACAGTTAGGAACAGTCGACACAGTTCAGAGGCGATGTAGGTGGAGGAAAGTAAAAGACTTACACCTGTCTCCGGTCTTTTCTACCATCCAGCGGAGCTAAAGTAAAAGCCAGATCAGGTTGCTCTGTGTGTCATGGTTACATCTCCTCCACTGGTTCAACTGCCATACCAGCTTAGAGTTTCACTCTTATCAGCTGGCTCACATGTCCGGCCTCTGACTCCCAGAGGTTCTCTTCTCTGGGACAAAGCAGCAAAACAGATGGAGGATCTGTCTATCTCTAGAGCAATCTTATCAGGACTAGTGGCACGGAGGAAACACTCCTGATGAGGAAAAATGTTAGAGCAAACTTGACTCCGGGGCTGTGCAGGGAACTCTGACTCTGCCAAATACCTCAACTGTCACTCGATAGATTATTTAGACACCATATGTTGGAGGCTGCTTGTTTTTCCTCATGCCTTATCTATCTGTCACTCCGTCTTGCTCGATTTTCTTAGAGAAAAAatagtgtgtgcatgcatttgtttACGCCAAAGAGCATTAAATCTGCATTGATTCACAGCAGACTTGTCCTCGATGCTTGAGAGAGCAGAGTTTGCAATGACGTGGACCGCTCACGTCTTCTCCTcatcccttctttctcttctctccgtcTCCAGAATGTCTTTGCCCAACTCAGAGAACGCCTCCACCCTGGAGAACGCCATGCAGCTCATGATCCAGACTTTCCATAAGTACTCTGGAAACGAGGGTGACAAATATACACTGAGCAGGACTGAGCTCAAAGAGATGCTTAATTCAGAGCTTGGCAACTACCTGGGGGTAAGGAGCGTGCATGTGCAGGCGTAAGAATGCAAAATGCATCACAGGCTTCATAGATACGACCTGATTTCTATTTTATACCCTCCCCCCTGCAGAATGCCCAAGATAAGGAGGCAGTGGATAAGGTTATGGGAGACCTGGATTCCAACAACGACGGGGAGGTCGACTTCACCGAGTTCATCATACTGGTCGGAGCCCTCACCGTAGCCTGCAATGACTTCTTCCTGGACTACAATGAAAAGCAAGAGAAGAAGTGAACGCCCTCGGCATGGAGACGCCCACTCTGCAAACCTGCAAGGTCCAGGGAGAAAACAGTTTGGACTGGAGAGGGGGAACATCCTGTCATGGAAGTCACAtgccacaaatacacacacacaaacacacgcacacactaacacatacactaacacacaaccacatgcacacacactgtgggtgtttgtgtatttgtctgcTTTTACCCATCAATCCATTAAAAGCTGTATCATTTGCAATGTGAAAACCTGGAGAGTTTAAGTTTGTTTCAGCACCTGTCATTGTTGAACACGtgaatctctttttctcttcatgtcatTTTGTAACACATTCCTCCCTGGAAAGAATAAATGGGACCTTTTCCCAAACAACACCATGTGGGTTGTACTTTATTACAGCAGGGACACATGACGGGCACCAGGTGGCAGCAAGTGGCAGCAAGTGGCCCTCGTTCGAATCTCGCAGTTGTGATTATTCCACTAACTATGGAttgaaaatagatttttgttaCAATCACTGGCAATATATCAATGTAATAATACTAATGAAGTGCGTATTAGCATATTAGTGGCCCTTTGCATTCAAAGAATTTCCAATTTTACAAGAACAGGTAGTTTTCctgttttcacagcagaataatCAGAGCGTAGAGTGACCTTGTCTGGGTTGTACACCCATGATTGTTCAAAAGCTGTGCttcctaaaagaaaaaaagcactaCGTGagtgtgggcatgtgtgtgtgtgagtgagtgagcgagtgTATAAAAAGGAAGCTGCCAGCCTCAATATTAGAAAGACAggaaatgtttctttctttcaggcTATCCTGTGGTGTGATTAATGGGAAGTTAGGGTACTACAGTAATTTATGGACTATAGGTTGTGCGTGTGAGTTTATCGTCTGGGTATTTGTCATGTTGTGAGGACGTAAATCTTTTAACACAGCcacattatggggacaaaaatcaAGAGACCACATAATGAAGACATGATTTAAGGTTACGTTAAGGTTAGGTTCAGGTAAGAGCAGGGGTTAAATGTGGTGGAGTTAGTCAATAGTGTTTGGGTCTACTAACCCTAAGTtgacaggaaatcaatgtaagtcaatatgatgtcctctgaagtcatggagctatgatgtgtgtgtgtgtgtgtgtgtgtgtgtgtgtgtgtgtgtgtgtgtgagagagagagagagagagaaagtaaaaacacGCAGCACAGGCCCATACTTTTGTTAATCTGAACCTACAACCTTTATTGGACCGGTTAAGTTGTGCACAGGAGCAGATTTGACAGTCAggaaggagaaggtgagagaTGAGGGGCGAGGATAtactgagagagaggaagtgagaggaAAGGAAGGACAGAGTGGAGAGGTTAGAGGGAGAGGACAGCAGCACTTTGTCCGTGTGGAGCCGTGCGGCC
This region of Paralichthys olivaceus isolate ysfri-2021 chromosome 13, ASM2471397v2, whole genome shotgun sequence genomic DNA includes:
- the s100t gene encoding S100 calcium binding protein T, with the translated sequence MGGVRGVFKTLSPSCSSSSPSPSLTAPDPLASTRPPPVRMSLPNSENASTLENAMQLMIQTFHKYSGNEGDKYTLSRTELKEMLNSELGNYLGNAQDKEAVDKVMGDLDSNNDGEVDFTEFIILVGALTVACNDFFLDYNEKQEKK
- the LOC109632985 gene encoding protein S100-A16, with product MESAIKTLVTTFITSAKGKENLDGKSFQKMVRSQLGSIMEDTGSTSAVKEMQNGLDENSDGKVSFQEYLTLIGYVANSLSQRQCGSPTDAS